A DNA window from Drosophila pseudoobscura strain MV-25-SWS-2005 chromosome 2, UCI_Dpse_MV25, whole genome shotgun sequence contains the following coding sequences:
- the wake gene encoding uncharacterized protein wake isoform X7 produces the protein MEYLLPHSTQSQSQLCISRHSQPKNAKLRDDHDDEETADSADLETAPLSAGDENTAANVQQLSVHRQPVQLRTKVTGNIPHPRASKMSKKQQKLAQAQFEKLTQSNLHLHALFSAVEHGHLDKARTILESTDVDVNSINNDGLSALDLAVLSNNRSMTKMLLQHGAMEGSQFSAENIGSKLNGLLQDAESRIHDLSGPEGLCPPIFASRPSISSIIIGNSSASVTGCTGSEVEKQIGIWERRVKGLRRLLLGWDQARPPDAPASVVVDVTGDNSISVQILEPFEGAIGTKFKVQWSTRADFNNVVGESELLEWVSFHGTMGAQCHISGLTQGRRYFLRASCGNVKGWGAYRTSVPASVVPSTWRDLDNREDRFVGRHRILDNLFTAVRLARPADVSELTLDPAGGQRRNPKKKTTIKQLFSVASKFQKTLRRGIYFSCIVHCDDKVLVTSEDFPPVIEIDESYPSALHMDYYWLMKVACTWDDVKSLRSDMERNLTSAVHFRTKLLSAVCQMQSALGFTDLGQLYYKPLRDSQGTVVLTCVQSVKSQKAVSILNSRWLPVSKLQKKLGALHEDYNINEMLISSIGEQMHYQQAALQRLEPGLYLGYLKMQCSMDQIQVVVPVKTPNVLPHCKVRENSHITAEEWQVLHRSGDPLRLPLEFSSPGGERSGTTEVQRLFLYDLTNAMHKLFAGMNIKASEATTHRLYDVEVIEHSPDISFLVVCPSAESSCAVPGQSELLLQRDDLASLSIQAFEMIHLRTYQPAIIQKYARLSCILELDTALATHSLREAFSSSELQAAKERLATLQELSSSLTLVWKSVRWLMDVVAYARNKSAQPSLAMREILDFAQLRQDELSAAGGQSKQLLQLPIRESKFNKTGTGRGSWPGPGTNEDQSQGKPEHSKSEQNLGQTAITPVDATTSKQQQQQQSQMQQQQQQQLLQVSTSEYAGSTCSEVSLRKNSGDSMSSTYTPQSFYSAVDSISDKNSSSSVFALPPSRSDDTLADALRHSQAVAAQRKRTSSNIGHHTSTPLITVHSSSSAPYLAGSSVSLRSGSGVFATDLEHKPLKPAVKAASSANLREGGPYLKSTLAELRAVGGEEPVASTSKASSTKSLSRQSSEEDSASCSSLNTEQVSGIIQVYTAYNTGLASGTSLKLNVTPKTTAREVINLVVKQLNMAVVLKGNNGPIYSADMLENFCLVAVIGARERCLRDDFKPLQLQNPWKKGRLYVRKKHELLAAIEHSNRKSHLI, from the exons ATGGAGTACCTACTGCCGCACTCGacacagtcgcagtcgcagctcTGCATCTCCCGCCACTCGCAGCCGAAGAACGCCAAGCTGCGGGATGACCATGATGACGAGGAGACGGCCGATTCCGCCGACCTGGAGACGGCGCCACTTTCCGCCGGGGACGAGAACACGGCGGCCAATGTGCAACAGCTATCCGTGCACCGCCAGCCCGTGCAGCTGAGAACGAAAGTAACAGGCAACATACCCCATCCGCGTGCCAGCAAAATGtccaagaagcagcagaaactggcacaggcacagtTCGAAAAGCTGACCCAGAGCAACCTTCATCTGCATG CTCTGTTTTCGGCCGTGGAGCATGGGCATCTGGACAAGGCACGCACCATCCTGGAGTCCACAGATGTGGATGTGAATAG CATTAACAATGATGGTCTCTCCGCCTTGGATCTGGCCGTTCTCAGCAACAATCGTTCCATGACCAAAATGCTGCTCCAGCACGGCGCCATGGAGGGCTCTCAGT TTTCCGCGGAGAACATTGGCAGCAAGCTCAATGGCCTGCTGCAGGACGCCGAGTCGCGCATCCACGATCTGAGCGGACCGGAGGGCCTCTGTCCACCCATTTTCGCCTCGCGACCCTCCATCTCGAGCATCATAATTG GAAACTCGAGTGCCTCCGTGACAGGCTGTACGGGCAGCGAGGTGGAGAAGCAGATCGGCATCTGGGAGCGTCGCGTCAAGGGCCTGCGAcggctgctgcttggctgGGACCAGGCAAGGCCGCCAGATGCGCCCGCCTCGGTGGTCGTAGATGTCACCGGCGACAATTCCATCAGCGTACAAATCTTGGAGCCCTTTGAGGGTGCCATCGGCACGAAATTTAAAG TTCAATGGTCGACCCGCGCGGACTTCAATAACGTGGTAGGCGAAAGCGAGCTGCTGGAATGGGTGAGCTTCCATGGCACAATGGGCGCCCAGTGTCACATATCCGGCCTCACCCAGGGACGTCGATACTTCCTGCGCGCCTCCTGCGGCAATGTCAAGGGTTGGGGTGCCTATCGCACCTCAGTTCCAGCTAGCGTGGTGCCATCGA CCTGGCGTGACTTGGACAATCGTGAGGACCGATTTGTGGGCCGTCACCGCATTCTGGACAACCTCTTTACGGCCGTGCGTTTGGCCCGACCCGCCGATGTCTCGGAACTCACACTAGATCCTGCGGGCGGCCAGCGACGCAACCCCAAGAAAAAGACCACCATCAAGCAGCTCTTTTCGGTGGCCTCCAAGTTCCAAAAGACCCTCAgaag GGGCATCTACTTCTCGTGCATCGTCCACTGCGATGACAAGGTGCTGGTGACCAGCGAGGACTTTCCGCCCGTCATCGAGATCGACGAATCGTATCCGAGTGCCCTGCACATGGACTACTACTGGCTGATGAAGGTGGCCTGCACCTGGGACGATGTCAAGTCGCTGCGCTCCGACATGGAGCGCAATCTCACGTCTGCCGTTCACTTCCGGACAAAGCTTTTGTCTGCCGTCTGCCAGATGCAGTCGGCGCTGGGCTTCACGGACCTCGGCCAGCTGTACTACAAGCCGCTGCGGGACTCGCAGGGCACTGTTGTCCTCACCTGCGTCCAGTCGGTGAAGAGCCAGAAGGCCGTCTCCATACTCAACTCCCGCTGGCTGCCGGTCAGCAAGCTGCAGAAGAAACTCGGGGCCCTGCACGAGGACTACAACATCAACGAGATGCTCATCTCCTCGATTGGCGAGCAGATGCACTACCAGCAGGCGGCCCTGCAGCGCCTGGAGCCGGGCCTCTATCTGGGCTATCTGAAAATGCAGTGCTCCATGGACCAGATCCAGGTGGTGGTGCCTGTGAAGACCCCCAATGTCCTGCCCCATTGCAAGGTGCGCGAGAACAGCCACATCACGGCCGAGGAGTGGCAGGTGCTACATCGTAGCGGCGATCCGCTGCGCCTCCCATTGGAATTCAGCTCGCCAGGTGGCGAACGGTCGGGCACCACAGAGGTGCAGCGCCTCTTCCTGTACGATCTCACCAATGCGATGCACAAGCTGTTCGCTGGGATGAACATCAAGGCCTCGGAGGCCACCACCCACCGCCTCTATGACGTGGAGGTGATCGAGCACAGTCCCGACATCAGCTTCCTGGTTGTGTGCCCCTCAGCGGAGTCGTCATGCGCGGTGCCCGGGCAGTCGGAGCTCCTGCTGCAGCGTGACGATCTGGCCAGCCTGAGCATCCAGGCCTTTGAGATGATCCATCTGCGCACTTACCAGCCGGCCATTATCCAGAAGTACGCCCGGCTCTCCTGCATCCTGGAGCTGGACACAGCGCTGGCCACGCATTCGCTGCGCGAGGCCTTCTCCAGCAGCGAACTGCAGGCGGCCAAGGAGCGACTGGCCACGCTGCAGGAGCTCAGCTCCAGCCTGACGCTAGTGTGGAAGAGCGTGCGCTGGCTGATGGATGTGGTGGCCTATGCGCGCAACAAGAGTGCCCAGCCGTCGTTGGCCATGCGGGAGATCCTCGACTTTGCCCAGCTGCGGCAGGACGAGCTGTCCGCGGCGGGGGGCCAGTCCAagcagctcctgcagctcccGATACGCGAGAGCAAGTTCAACAAGACAGGCACTGGACGTGGCAGCTGGCCTGGACCCGGCACCAACGAGGATCAATCGCAGGGCAAGCCGGAGCACTCGAAGTCGGAGCAGAATCTGGGCCAGACTGCAATCACCCCAGTGGATGCCACCACTTccaagcaacagcagcagcagcagtcacaaatgcaacagcaacaacagcagcagctgttgcaagTATCCACCAGCGAGTACGCAGGGTCCACATGCTCAGAGGTGTCGCTGCGGAAGAACAGCGGCGACTCCATGAGCTCCACCTACACGCCTCAGAGCTTCTACTCTGCCGTGGACTCCATCTCGGataagaacagcagcagcagcgtcttTGCCCTGCCACCGTCACGCTCCGATGACACTCTGGCGGATGCATTGCGCCACTCGCAGGCGGTGGCAGCTCAACGGAAGCGCACCAGCTCCAACATCGGGCACCACACCTCGACGCCGCTCATCACGGTGCATAGTTCCAGCTCGGCTCCGTATCTAGCCGGATCGAGTGTGTCGCTCAGGAGTGGCAGCGGTGTCTTTGCCACGGATCTGGAGCACAAGCCGCTAAAGCCGGCCGTGAAGGCCGCTTCCAGTGCCAATTTGCGCGAAGGGGGACCCTACCTGAAGAGCACCCTGGCGGAGCTGAGGGCTGTGGGCGGCGAGGAGCCGGTGGCCAGCACCTCGAAGGCATCCTCCACCAAGAGCCTTTCGCGCCAAAGCAGTGAAGAGGACTCGGCCAGCTGCTCCAGCCTAAACACGGAGCAGGTGTCGGGCATCATCCAGGTGTACACCGCCTACAATACCGGACTGGCCAGTGGCACCAGCCTCAAGCTCAACGTAACCCCAAAGACGACCGCCCGCGAGGTCATTAATCTGGTGGTCAAGCAGCTCAACATGGCCGTGGTGCTGAAAGGCAACAACGGGCCCATCTACAGCGCCGATATGCTGGAGAACTTTTGCCTGGTGGCCGTGATTGGAGCACGAGAGCGCTGCCTGCGGGACGACTTCaagccgctgcagctgcagaatCCCTGGAAGAAGGGACGCCTCTATGTGCGAAAGAAACACGAACTGCTGGCCGCCATCGAGCACTCCAACCGCAAGTCGCATTTGATTTGA